In the Nocardioides marmotae genome, GGCTGCCACTGCCAGCGCACGGTGTTCTCCGGCTTGGTGACCCGGTCCTGCAGCAGCTTGAACAGGGCGCTGGACTCCGCGGAGTTCAGGCCGACGAAGCGCTTGACGAAGTGGCCGAGCACCAACGAGCGCTCGCCGGTCTCGGGGTGCACCCGCACGACCGGGTGCTCGGTCTCGTAGTAGGTGGCGCGGAACTGGCGGCGGTCCAGGGCGTCGCGGTCCGGGGAGTCGCCGTCGGGGTCCTCGGAGCTGGCGACGTAGTCGTACTCGTTGGTGTGCACCGCCCACAGGTGGTCCACGAGGGCGCGCAGCGGCGGGGTGAGGGCGTCGTACGCCGCCACCGTGCTCGCCCACATCGTGTTGCCGCCGTACGGCGGGATGGTCACGCCGCGCAGGATGCTGATCGCGGGGATCCGGTCGACGAAGGTGACGTCGGTGTGCCAGCTGTTGGCGGCCATCCCCTTGGTCGCGTTGAGGCTGAGCACGTGCGCGCTGCCGGTGTTGACGGTCGGGTGCGCGGTGGTGAGCGTGCCGAGCTGCTCGGCGAACGCGAGCTGGCCGGCGTCGTCGAGGTGGTCCTGCCCGCGGAAGAAGACGACCTTGTGGGCCAGCAGCGCGGCGCGGACGGTGGCGACGACCTCGGGGTGGAGGTCCGGGCCGAGGGTGACGCCCTCGATGACCGCGCCGATGCGGCCGCCGATCTTGCGGACGGTGGGCAGGGTGGGCGACGTCGCGCCGGCGGGCCGGTCCAGGGTGCTGGTCATGCTTCCTCCTGCAATAAGTCAAGTGAGTAACTCGACAATAACAGGGGTCGGCGTCAGCGGGGCCGCACCGGCTCGCAGATCTCCTGGATGCGGCGGGTCGCGAGCTCGATCATCAGCCGGGCGGCCGGGGAGAGGACCGCGTCGGCTCGGTGCACGATGGCGAGCACGTCGTGCTGGCGGGGGCGCAGCGACGCCCAGCCGGCGTTCGGCGCGAGGCGGGGGAGCAGGGCGTCGACCACGCCGCGGGGTACGACGCTGTCGGCCAGGCCGCGCCCGACCAGCTCGACGGCGGTCTCGACGTCCTCGACCTCGATCCGGGTCACCGGGTTGCGGCCGGTCTCGTGCAGCATCTGGCGCAGCACGATCCGGGTGGAGTCGTTGGCGCGCCAAGTCGTCTCCGGCATGACGAGCGAGGCCTGGGAGAGCCGGGCCGCGGTCACCGGCGAGGCGACCCGCTCGGGGTCGGCGGAGATGTAGACGAGCTCGTCGCGGGCGACCGGGGTGATGGTCATGCCCTCGCTGGAGACGGCGGCCACCGCGATCATCGCCGCCTCGAGCCGGCCGCGGCGCAGCTCCTCCTGCACGTCGGTGGAGTTCTGCCCGATCAGCTCCACCCGCACGCCGGGGTAGCGCTCGAGCACGTCAGCCACCAGTCCGGCGCCGGCGTAGAGGCGGGCGGTGCCGAACATCCCGAACCGGATGGTGCCGGTCTCCAGCGACCGCACGCTGCGCACCGCCTGCTCGGCGTCGCCGATCGCGGCCAGCACCCGCTCGGCGTACGGCCGCAGGGTGTCGGCGACCGTCGTGGGCACCACGCCGCGCCCCACGCGCCGGAACAGCTGCACGTCGAGCGACTTCTCCAGTGCGCGGATCTGCTCGGAGACCGAGGGCTGGGCGTACCCGAGCTCCTCGGCCGCCCGGGTCAGCGAGCCCTGCTCGTAGGTGGCGAGGAAGCACGTGAGCTGGTGCACGGAAAGCATAGGTCGAGCCTATGTCAATAGAAGGAAAGTCAGGCTACCCCTATGAGTTGCGCTGGCGGAGAATGAGGTGATCACCCCTGTGCCCCGAGTCGAGAAAGGACCCGCCGTGTTCACCCACGTCTGCACCGCCTGCGCCAAGCGCCAGCTCATCTTCCCCTCCCAGGTCACGGCGGTCGCCGAGAGCGAGCAGGGTCCGGTCGCGACCTTCACCTGCTGGTGCGGCGCCGAGCAGTCGGCCCTCTACTCCCTCGCCCCGGCGACGTCCTCGAAGGTGGTCCTCGCGGCCTGAGTCGCACCGACGGAACCCCGGCGGGTGCCGGTTTCGCGCCCGGCAGGCGGCGTCCGTATACTCACCCGGGTTGCCCGGCAGGTCCCGACCGCGCCGGGCAGCGCGCCGCCTTAGCTCAGTCGGTAGAGCGTCTCACTCGTAATGAGAAGGTCGTCGGTTCGATTCCGACAGGCGGCTCGGATCGGGCCCCTGACCAGCAGTGATGCGGTCGGGGGCCTTCGTCATTGCCGGGTGACCGACCTCCGACCGAAGGGACGACCGATGACCAGGCAGGGCTCGGCGCGCACGGCGCGCCTCCTCGCGGGGATGATCCCGCTCGGCGCGCTCCTCCTGCTGGCGGGCCTGTTCCTCGCGTCGTGGGGCGGAGGCTCGGCCGACCTCGGTGCGGCTCTCGTCCTGATCGGGATCGCGCTGGTGGCCGTCGCTGCGGCGGCGCGGTGGCGGCGGCGCAGGGGTCGGCTCGACCCGAGCTGAGAGCCCGGTCCCGGTAGGCGGGCTCTGCTTGGGTGGGTGGGGTGACCAGCCACCTCGACCGGCAGCGCGCCCTGAGCGAGCAGGCCCGCGACGCCCACCTGCGCTGGCTGATCGAGGACCTCGCGATCGACCTGGTCCTCGACGTCGGCGCCAACAGCGGGCAGTTCGCGACGTCGCTGCGCACCCAGGGGTACGCCGGCGCGCTGGCGTCCTTCGAGCCCGCGGCCGGCCCGCGGGAGCGGCTGGTGGCGGCCGCCGCGGGCGACGACCGGTGGCGGGTGCACCCCTGGGCGCTCGGCGAGCAGGAGGGGACCGCGGTGCTGCACGCGGTCGACGAGCAGTCCGAGCTCGGGTCGCTCCGGCCGTCCTCGGCGTTCGGGCGGGCGTGGAAGGACGTGATGGCCCGCACCCGCGAGGAGGAGGTGCAGGTGCGGCGCCTCGACGCGGTCTGGTGCGAGGTGGCCGGCGGCGCGGAGCGGGCGCTGCTGAAGCTCGACACCCAGGGTTTCGACCTACCGGCGTTCCGCGGTGCGGGCGCGTTGGTGGAGGCCGGCGGCCCGGTCGTCGCCGTGCTGTCGGAGGTGGCCGTCGTGCCGATCTACGAGGGGGTCCCGCTGATGGAGGAGCACCTGGCGGCGTACACCGAGAAGGGCTGGGCGCTGGCCGGTCTCTACCCGGTCTCCTTCGACCCGCCGACGCTGCGGGTCATCGAGCTCGACGCCGTCCTGGTCCGCGGGTAGGTTCGCGGCCAGCGGGACCCGGCTCGGCGGGACGAGCCACGGCCCGGCAGCGGCGGGAGCGATCCATGGGCACGATCGGCCGTCGGACCCGCGCCGCCATCGGCGCGGCCCTCGTCCTCCCGCTGGTGCTGCTCGGGTGCTCGGGGTCGGCGGGCGACGACGTCGGGCGGGCCAGGGTCGGCCCGGTGACGTTCGACCTCGGCGGCGGGAGGGTCGTCTCGGGCATGCGCGCGTCGGCGGGGGAGCGGGTCATCCACGGCGCGGCCACGGTGACGAACGCCGGCGACGAGCCGGCGGTGCTGCGTGCCGGGGACATGCTCGGCTCGGTCGACCCCGCCGACGCCGGGGTCATCGACGTCCGGGTGGTCGACCTCGGCCCCGCGCCGGGCGCGGGCGACCTGCTCGGCGCCGCCCCGTGGCCCACCCCGGGCTGGCGCCGCTGGTGGCGCTCCGCGGTGCCGGTCGAGGAGGCGGAGCTGCCGGCGGGCGGCACCGCGGAGATCATCTACCTCATCGAGGTCCGCCGCACGGGTCAGTGGCTGTGGCCGCAGAGCGCCCTGGACTACGAGGTCGGGGGGACGGCGTACCGGGCCGTGGCCGACGTCGGCTTCGAGGTCTGTCCTCCCGGTCCGGCCTGCACCCGCTGAGCGACGGGGCCGCCCCGCCGGCGTGGGTACCGGCCCGTCGATGCAGACGATCGTGGAGTGCCCCAAGCGGATGCGGTACGGGCCGTGCGGCGGGGTCCGCGACGACTCCTCGTGCGAGGTGGACGCGCGGCCGTGCCCGTTCGCCCAGGAGCCGGCCGCCGTGGTGGCCTGGGACGGGCCGCCGGCCGCCGGCCGGGCGCCGCGGAGCCGGCTGCTCGAGGCGGCGCAGCGGGGGCCGGTGGTGCTGACGGACCTGACGGTGCCGGCGTACGACGCCGGCGGGGTCCGCCGGGTCGTGGAGCGGCTGGCCGGGTCGTGCGACGCGGTGCTCCTCGGGGAGCACCAGGACCGGCCGGACCTCCCGCCGACCGCGATGGCGGCGCTGGTCGGCGAGGCCGGCGGGGTGTCGTGGACGACGCTGGCCTGCCGCGACCGGAACCGGGTCGTGCTCGAGCAGGAGCTCGCCGGCCTCGCCCTCGCCGGCGCCGACGGCGTGCTCTGCGTGACCGGGGACGCCCGCGCGCCGGGGGTGCGGCCCGGCGTCACCCAGGTCTTCGACCTCGACGGGACCCGGCTGGCGGCGATGGCGGCCGAGGCCGGTCACGCGGTGGCGGTGCCGGAGGCGCCCGGGGCCGCGCCGCGCCACCTGCGCCCGGCCCGGCTGGTGGAGAAGCAGCGGGCCGGGGCGCACCTGGCGGTGCTCAACCACGTCGGGACCGCGGCCGAGGTGGCGGCGTTCGTGGCCGCGGCGCGGGAGCTCGGCCTGCGGGTGCCCGTGGTCGCGGGGGTGGCGGTCTACACCGACGAGCGGTCCGCGCGGGTGCTGCAGCGCTTCCCCGGCCTGCACCTCGACGGCGAGCGGGTCGAGGCGGTGCTCGGCGCGTCGGACGTGCGCGAGGCGGGTATCGAGGAGGCGGTGCGCGAGGCCCGCGCGCTGCTCGCCGTCGAGGGCGTGGCGGGTGTCAACCTCTCCGGCCTGGCCTCGAGCGCGGGCGCGCTGGACGGCGCCGCCGTCAAGGCCGAGGTCGGCGCACGGATCAGGGAGGGACAGCGATGAGCGAGCAGGACCCGATGGTCGACGAGTTCGACACCGTCGCGTCGTGGACGGTGGCCGCGGTGCGCGAGCTCGGCCCCGACCACGCGCTGCCGGCCGCGTGCCGAGGCAGCGGCAGCCCCGCCGCGCTCGACTGGCTGGCCGACGCGATCGGCATCGGCCCCGGCACCCACCTGCTCGACTCCGGCGCGGGGGTCGGCGGCCCAGCGGCGTACGTCGCCGACGAGCGGGGCGCGCGACCGGTCCTCGCCGAGCCGATGGCCGGGGCGTGCTGGGCCGCCCAGCAGCTCTTCGGCAGCACGGTGACGGTGGCCGACGGTGCGCGCCTGCCGTTCGCGGACGCGACCTTCGACGCCGCCTGGTCCCTCGGCGTGCTGTGCACCGTGGAGGACAAGGCCGCCCACCTCGCCGAGCTGCGCCGCACCGTGCGGCCCGGGGGCGGCGTCGGCCTGCTCGTCTACGAACGTGCGGTCGACTCCCTGCCCGACCAGCCCGAGGGCAACCACTTCCCCGACCGCGCCGAGCTGGAGGCCGCCGTCGCCGCCGCGGGACTGCGGGTCGTCGAGACGGTCCCGCTCACCGACCTGCCCAGCACGCCCGAGGACTGGCAGCGCGCCGCCGACGCGGTCGACGACGCCGTCGAGCGGCGCCACCGCGACGACCCGCGCTGGGCCCGCGCCCAGGACCAGCAGGACACCATCGGCGACCTCATCTCCCGCGAGCTGGTCGTCGGCGTCCTCGTCCACTGCCGCGCCGCGGAGGCGGCGGCATGAGCGGCGGCCAGGTGACGAGCCCCGAGGCGCTCGACGGCTGCGTGCGGGTCCGCGGCGCCAGCGAGCACAACCTCAAGGACGTCGACGTCGACCTGCCCCGCGACGCGATGGTGGCCTTCACCGGGGTGTCGGGGTCGGGGAAGTCCTCGCTGGCCTTCGGCACGCTGTACGCCGAGGCGCAGCGCCGCTACTTCGAGTCGGTGGCGCCGTACGCCCGCCGGTTGCTCCAGCAGGTCGGCGTGCCGCACGTCGAGGAGATCACCGGCCTGCCGCCCGCGGTGGCGCTCCAGCAGCGCCGCGGGTCGTCGAGCTCGCGCTCGACCGTCGGGACGATCACGACCCTGTCGAACCTGCTGCGGATCCTCTACTCCCGCGCCGGCACCTACCCCGAGGGCGCCGAGCACCTCGCGGCGGAGGCGTTCAGCCCGAACACCGCCGCCGGCGCCTGCCCGGAGTGCCACGGCGCCGGCGTCACCCACGACGTCACCGAGGACCTGCTGGTCCCCGACTCCTCGCTGAGCATCCGCGAGGGCGCGATCG is a window encoding:
- a CDS encoding TauD/TfdA dioxygenase family protein produces the protein MTSTLDRPAGATSPTLPTVRKIGGRIGAVIEGVTLGPDLHPEVVATVRAALLAHKVVFFRGQDHLDDAGQLAFAEQLGTLTTAHPTVNTGSAHVLSLNATKGMAANSWHTDVTFVDRIPAISILRGVTIPPYGGNTMWASTVAAYDALTPPLRALVDHLWAVHTNEYDYVASSEDPDGDSPDRDALDRRQFRATYYETEHPVVRVHPETGERSLVLGHFVKRFVGLNSAESSALFKLLQDRVTKPENTVRWQWQPGDVAMWDNRATQHYAVADFDNHPREVRRVTLVGDVPVAIDGRTSRVVAGSSDAYTRIDELIS
- a CDS encoding LysR family transcriptional regulator — translated: MLSVHQLTCFLATYEQGSLTRAAEELGYAQPSVSEQIRALEKSLDVQLFRRVGRGVVPTTVADTLRPYAERVLAAIGDAEQAVRSVRSLETGTIRFGMFGTARLYAGAGLVADVLERYPGVRVELIGQNSTDVQEELRRGRLEAAMIAVAAVSSEGMTITPVARDELVYISADPERVASPVTAARLSQASLVMPETTWRANDSTRIVLRQMLHETGRNPVTRIEVEDVETAVELVGRGLADSVVPRGVVDALLPRLAPNAGWASLRPRQHDVLAIVHRADAVLSPAARLMIELATRRIQEICEPVRPR
- a CDS encoding FkbM family methyltransferase produces the protein MTSHLDRQRALSEQARDAHLRWLIEDLAIDLVLDVGANSGQFATSLRTQGYAGALASFEPAAGPRERLVAAAAGDDRWRVHPWALGEQEGTAVLHAVDEQSELGSLRPSSAFGRAWKDVMARTREEEVQVRRLDAVWCEVAGGAERALLKLDTQGFDLPAFRGAGALVEAGGPVVAVLSEVAVVPIYEGVPLMEEHLAAYTEKGWALAGLYPVSFDPPTLRVIELDAVLVRG
- a CDS encoding methylenetetrahydrofolate reductase C-terminal domain-containing protein, with product MQTIVECPKRMRYGPCGGVRDDSSCEVDARPCPFAQEPAAVVAWDGPPAAGRAPRSRLLEAAQRGPVVLTDLTVPAYDAGGVRRVVERLAGSCDAVLLGEHQDRPDLPPTAMAALVGEAGGVSWTTLACRDRNRVVLEQELAGLALAGADGVLCVTGDARAPGVRPGVTQVFDLDGTRLAAMAAEAGHAVAVPEAPGAAPRHLRPARLVEKQRAGAHLAVLNHVGTAAEVAAFVAAARELGLRVPVVAGVAVYTDERSARVLQRFPGLHLDGERVEAVLGASDVREAGIEEAVREARALLAVEGVAGVNLSGLASSAGALDGAAVKAEVGARIREGQR
- a CDS encoding methyltransferase domain-containing protein — protein: MSEQDPMVDEFDTVASWTVAAVRELGPDHALPAACRGSGSPAALDWLADAIGIGPGTHLLDSGAGVGGPAAYVADERGARPVLAEPMAGACWAAQQLFGSTVTVADGARLPFADATFDAAWSLGVLCTVEDKAAHLAELRRTVRPGGGVGLLVYERAVDSLPDQPEGNHFPDRAELEAAVAAAGLRVVETVPLTDLPSTPEDWQRAADAVDDAVERRHRDDPRWARAQDQQDTIGDLISRELVVGVLVHCRAAEAAA